The Vicinamibacteria bacterium sequence AAGCGCAACCTCGACTGGTTCGAGCGCTTCGTTCCGACGGGAAAAGCAACGACGTCGAACTGACGAACTCCTGTCTATCTTCGGGCGACTCGATAGATGTTGCCCCGAATCTCGCCGCCGGGGGCAATCATCGAGTGGACGTTCACATAGAGCAGGCCGCGGTCCAGCAGATCGCGCTCCTCTTCGGTGAACGGGCCGACGAATCCCACTTTCGGGCTCCCGAGCTCGTACTCGCCCGGATTGACGAATCCGAAGAGGACCGGGGCGGTCTTCCCCTTCTCCGCCGGACCATGGATGTGGGCCGCCGTTTCCGCTCCCTCGAGTCCGATGAACGTGAGCTCGAAGTGGAGCAGGTTGGTTGTCTTGTCATAGGTCGCGGTG is a genomic window containing:
- a CDS encoding CHRD domain-containing protein: MRTTRLSGKLVLLALAFLLSTAFLAGADDYIALLSAPQEVPDNTSNAIGVFTATYDKTTNLLHFELTFIGLEGAETAAHIHGPAEKGKTAPVLFGFVNPGEYELGSPKVGFVGPFTEEERDLLDRGLLYVNVHSMIAPGGEIRGNIYRVARR